In Maylandia zebra isolate NMK-2024a unplaced genomic scaffold, Mzebra_GT3a scaffold11, whole genome shotgun sequence, a single window of DNA contains:
- the LOC112429783 gene encoding histone-lysine N-methyltransferase set-1-like, whose product MSTAIRRRIKNTKPIVQENMRRRRIPPREDAVCHVSAGRDKLGLDIHYINAFKGRGIFTTVPFQKGDFLLEYRGKLITKEECERRHRVYHDSLKVFMFEFKFDGKLWCVDASQEDGSLGRLVNDNHISPSAKMKILNINGKPHLCLFASRDISPGEEIDYNYGDSDWLWRCKTETSQIQKTVSCLKPQPNSFPNNDLDLKHPEPERVNIIQCTT is encoded by the exons ATGTCGACGGCAATACGAAGAcggattaaaaacacaaag CCAATCGTACAGGAGAACATGCGAAGGAGACGCATTCCTCCACGGGAGGATGCAGTCTGTCATGTTTCTGCTGGAAGGGACAAACTGGGACTTGATATCCACTACATAAATGCCTTCAAAG GTCGGGGCATTTTCACGACTGTTCCATTCCAAAAAGGAGACTTTCTTTTGGAATACAGAGGTAAACTCATAACAAAAGAAGAATGTGAGCGGAGACACAGAGTTTATCATGACAGCCTGAAGGTGTTCATGTTTGAATTCAAGTTTGATGGAAAACTCTGGTG TGTGGATGCATCTCAAGAAGATGGGTCATTAGGCAGACTTGTCAACGACAACCACATCAGTCCAAGTGCTAAgatgaaaatattaaatatcaatGGAAAGCCCCATCTATGCTTATTTGCAAGCAGAGACATAAGTCCAGGCGAAGAAATAGACTATAATTATGGTGACTCGGATTGGCTCTGGAGATGCAAG actgagaccagccagattcagaagactgtgagctgcctaaagccgcaaccaaacagctttccaaacaatgatctggacctgaaacatccagagcctgaaagggtaaatataatccagtgtaccacttaa